One window of Bacillus sp. THAF10 genomic DNA carries:
- the trpE gene encoding anthranilate synthase component I: MHTQAFATFLKDSKSCKTIPIVETFFEDTLTPVAIFQRLREQASYILESKEPNSEWARFSFIGLNPFMKIIATNATIELKKTGSGEVLYSSPSLKKVLEHTNSLLQVKLLDKKLGFTGGAVGYLSYDFIPSMEKVPVHPQYGGEPTVNLLYCEDIVVCDHKKNELHFIHYIRLNGKESKNELEQRYSDAKRLIAQNVQKLRVRAESESLIESHEDKEKLPVHSNYTKASFLAHVDKIKDYIQAGDIFQCVLSQRFELQANMDGFDVYRVLRKQNPSPYLFYLVFDDMELIGSSPERLIQIQDNKLEIHPIAGTRKRGESTKADQLLAKELLEDEKEQAEHYMLVDLARNDLGRVARYGSVETPVIKELVYFSRVMHLISIVTAELKETYSPVDALLAAFPAGTVSGAPKVRAMQILQELEPSSRNTYAGAICYIGFDGNIDSCITIRTIQKKGSSFYVQAGAGVVADSVPELEWEETINKASALIETIQIANNYFSKDTEGALPHV, encoded by the coding sequence ATGCACACTCAAGCGTTTGCTACTTTTTTGAAAGATAGCAAATCATGTAAAACTATCCCAATTGTTGAAACATTTTTTGAAGATACCTTAACACCTGTAGCCATCTTTCAGCGTTTAAGGGAACAAGCTTCCTATATTCTTGAAAGCAAGGAACCTAATTCGGAATGGGCAAGATTTTCATTTATCGGTCTGAACCCTTTTATGAAAATAATAGCCACAAATGCCACAATAGAGTTGAAAAAAACGGGCTCAGGAGAAGTGTTATATTCCTCACCTAGTCTAAAAAAGGTATTAGAGCACACGAATAGTCTTTTGCAAGTGAAGCTTTTGGATAAAAAACTGGGCTTTACAGGGGGAGCAGTTGGCTACTTGAGCTACGATTTTATCCCAAGTATGGAGAAGGTTCCCGTCCATCCTCAATATGGTGGAGAACCGACAGTCAACCTCTTATATTGTGAAGATATTGTCGTATGCGATCATAAAAAAAATGAATTGCATTTCATTCATTACATCCGCTTGAACGGAAAAGAAAGTAAGAATGAGTTAGAACAACGTTATTCCGATGCGAAAAGACTTATAGCCCAAAACGTACAGAAGCTAAGAGTACGAGCAGAATCAGAAAGCTTAATTGAGAGTCATGAAGATAAAGAGAAACTTCCGGTTCATTCTAATTACACAAAGGCAAGCTTTTTAGCTCATGTTGATAAAATTAAGGACTATATACAAGCAGGTGACATTTTTCAATGCGTTTTATCTCAGCGCTTTGAGCTACAAGCAAACATGGATGGCTTTGATGTATATCGTGTGCTTAGAAAACAAAATCCTTCTCCATATCTATTTTACCTAGTGTTTGATGACATGGAGTTAATTGGAAGTTCACCAGAACGGCTAATTCAAATTCAAGATAACAAGCTTGAAATACACCCGATTGCAGGAACTCGCAAAAGAGGAGAGTCAACAAAAGCAGACCAACTGCTTGCAAAAGAACTTCTAGAAGATGAAAAAGAGCAGGCAGAGCATTATATGCTTGTGGATCTTGCAAGAAATGATTTAGGAAGAGTAGCCCGTTATGGTTCTGTGGAAACGCCGGTTATTAAAGAGCTAGTTTATTTTTCTCGAGTAATGCATCTGATCTCAATTGTTACTGCAGAACTGAAGGAAACTTACTCTCCTGTAGATGCCTTGCTCGCAGCATTTCCAGCTGGAACGGTGTCAGGTGCTCCAAAGGTGAGAGCGATGCAAATACTACAGGAATTGGAGCCCTCAAGCCGTAATACCTACGCTGGAGCTATCTGTTATATAGGCTTTGATGGCAATATTGATTCCTGCATTACCATTCGGACCATTCAGAAAAAAGGAAGCTCCTTTTATGTGCAAGCTGGAGCTGGAGTTGTCGCTGATTCTGTTCCAGAGCTGGAATGGGAGGAAACGATTAATAAGGCTTCTGCATTAATTGAGACCATTCAAATAGCAAACAACTATTTTTCCAAAGATACGGAAGGGGCGTTGCCACATGTTTAA
- the trpD gene encoding anthranilate phosphoribosyltransferase codes for MFKGYLTKLIEGKQLSSKEAEHAMDLMMNGVVTSSQIASFISILRFRGESEGEMLGFTKAMRNHMKPINYAHPHLIDTCGTGGDGASTFNISTAAAIVAASGGAKVAKHGNRAVSSASGSADVLELLQVPVQQSLVEATSTLEEKGMSFLFAPIYHEAMKHAVAPRKEIGFRTIFNLLGPLANPVRCKKQVIGVFSKEYAHKMAKVLQELGSEHVMIVCGEDGLDELSIAANTHVVEVKDGRITSYTISPEDVGLEKGRMEDIQVINSRQSATLIHKIFTNTANKSAKQIVCFNAGAALYVSGLVKDLKSGVTLAKDLVENGEPYRLLAKLQCKGVNELVN; via the coding sequence ATGTTTAAGGGTTACTTAACAAAGCTTATTGAAGGGAAACAACTCTCCAGTAAAGAAGCAGAACACGCCATGGACTTAATGATGAACGGGGTAGTAACCTCTAGTCAGATTGCCAGCTTTATCTCCATTCTTCGTTTTAGAGGAGAAAGTGAGGGGGAAATGCTCGGTTTTACCAAGGCGATGCGAAACCATATGAAACCAATTAATTATGCGCATCCTCACTTAATTGATACATGCGGTACCGGCGGTGATGGTGCCTCAACGTTTAATATTTCCACTGCTGCAGCCATCGTAGCAGCAAGTGGAGGTGCAAAGGTAGCCAAACATGGGAATAGGGCGGTCTCTTCTGCGAGTGGAAGTGCTGATGTGCTAGAGCTTCTTCAAGTACCAGTACAGCAATCATTAGTAGAGGCTACCTCTACACTAGAGGAAAAAGGAATGAGCTTTCTATTTGCACCAATCTATCACGAAGCCATGAAGCATGCGGTGGCACCTAGAAAAGAAATTGGATTTCGAACTATATTTAATTTACTTGGACCATTAGCCAATCCCGTAAGATGTAAAAAACAAGTGATTGGGGTGTTTTCTAAGGAATACGCTCATAAGATGGCCAAGGTACTTCAAGAGCTTGGATCTGAGCATGTGATGATTGTGTGCGGTGAGGACGGGTTAGACGAGCTTTCTATCGCAGCAAATACTCATGTAGTGGAAGTGAAAGATGGAAGAATAACCTCCTATACAATCTCCCCAGAGGATGTAGGTTTGGAAAAGGGTCGCATGGAGGATATACAAGTCATAAATAGTAGGCAAAGTGCAACTTTAATTCACAAAATTTTTACAAATACAGCCAATAAAAGTGCAAAACAGATTGTTTGTTTCAATGCGGGAGCAGCTCTTTATGTCTCAGGGCTTGTAAAGGATCTCAAAAGTGGGGTTACACTTGCAAAGGATTTAGTGGAAAATGGTGAGCCGTATCGCTTGCTAGCGAAACTTCAATGTAAGGGAGTGAATGAGCTTGTTAACTAA
- a CDS encoding protein-glutamate O-methyltransferase CheR, translating into MNILRDDYTMFIEKIKRKTGIDLSLYKEGQMKRRLTSLYEKSGYDSFLTYYQALDSDHKELHTFLDRMTINVSEFYRNYNRWEILEKKILPDIIQQEKRPKVWSAACSTGEEPYTLAMVLSNFMPFGSFQVLATDIDENAIARAKLATYQERVLQEVPLDKKERFFTTQNGLYKVTENVKKSVLFKKQNLLADPFEKDLSLIVCRNVLIYFTEEAKEHLYHKFSKALKKGGILFVGSTEQIFQPAKYGFEVVDTFFYRKK; encoded by the coding sequence ATGAATATATTGAGGGACGATTACACGATGTTCATAGAAAAAATAAAAAGGAAAACAGGAATTGATCTTTCTTTATACAAAGAGGGGCAAATGAAACGAAGACTGACATCCCTCTATGAAAAAAGCGGCTATGATAGCTTCTTAACGTACTATCAAGCACTTGATTCTGATCACAAAGAGCTTCATACATTCCTCGACAGAATGACCATAAACGTCTCTGAATTCTACCGAAATTATAATCGCTGGGAAATACTAGAGAAAAAGATTCTCCCAGATATTATTCAACAAGAAAAACGACCGAAAGTGTGGAGTGCGGCCTGTTCAACAGGTGAGGAGCCGTACACTCTTGCAATGGTGTTAAGTAATTTTATGCCTTTTGGTAGCTTTCAGGTTTTAGCTACAGATATCGATGAAAACGCCATAGCCCGAGCAAAACTCGCCACTTATCAAGAACGGGTATTACAGGAAGTCCCTCTAGATAAGAAAGAGCGTTTTTTTACCACGCAAAACGGTCTTTATAAAGTAACAGAAAATGTGAAAAAATCGGTACTCTTTAAAAAGCAAAACCTTCTTGCAGACCCCTTTGAAAAGGATTTGAGTTTAATCGTTTGTCGCAATGTGCTTATCTACTTTACAGAAGAAGCAAAGGAACATCTTTATCATAAATTTAGTAAGGCTTTGAAAAAGGGTGGCATATTATTTGTAGGAAGCACAGAGCAGATTTTTCAGCCAGCAAAATATGGTTTTGAAGTGGTAGATACCTTCTTTTATCGAAAAAAATAA
- the trpA gene encoding tryptophan synthase subunit alpha, whose translation MTTYTERLPDHQKLFIPFIMSGDPTPELTIKLALKLQEAGASVLELGVPYSDPLADGPVIQRASKRALMHSMTIRKTMELAGEMRQRGLKIPVILFTYYNPVLQLGEESFFALAKENNIDGLLIPDLPFEESERIREQCNKHALTYISLVARTSKSRMNRITENAQGFLYCISSLGVTGVRKDFSSDLHEFLEDVQQKSQVPVAVGFGVSTSEQVKALKPYCDGIVVGSAIIKMVEEDLEQFKINEDETLRKFKHKIEELISPLLAER comes from the coding sequence ATGACAACATATACGGAACGATTACCAGATCATCAGAAATTATTTATTCCATTTATTATGTCAGGTGACCCCACTCCTGAACTAACCATTAAGCTAGCCCTAAAGCTACAAGAGGCAGGTGCTTCTGTTCTTGAACTGGGTGTACCTTATTCTGATCCTCTAGCTGATGGACCAGTCATTCAACGAGCATCTAAACGTGCTCTAATGCATAGCATGACGATAAGAAAAACGATGGAGCTTGCCGGAGAAATGCGTCAAAGAGGTCTGAAAATTCCGGTGATTCTCTTTACGTACTACAATCCTGTGTTACAATTAGGAGAAGAATCCTTTTTCGCTTTAGCGAAGGAAAATAATATTGATGGTCTTCTTATTCCTGACCTACCATTTGAGGAAAGTGAGAGAATACGCGAGCAGTGCAACAAGCATGCTTTGACGTATATTTCCTTAGTGGCACGAACTTCCAAAAGTAGAATGAACAGAATAACTGAGAATGCTCAAGGCTTTCTCTATTGTATTTCCTCCCTTGGAGTAACGGGTGTAAGGAAGGACTTTTCCTCTGATCTTCATGAATTTTTAGAAGATGTGCAACAGAAAAGCCAAGTTCCGGTAGCGGTTGGTTTTGGGGTTTCGACATCTGAGCAAGTAAAAGCATTAAAGCCTTATTGTGATGGAATTGTAGTCGGAAGTGCCATCATTAAAATGGTGGAAGAGGATTTAGAGCAATTTAAAATCAACGAGGACGAGACACTTAGAAAATTCAAACACAAAATAGAGGAGCTTATTTCTCCCCTTTTAGCAGAAAGGTGA
- the aroB gene encoding 3-dehydroquinate synthase encodes MKEICVQTETKTYPVLVGRKASTHLHDILQRIPNKPSKLLIVTDDCVERLYLPSIVSQLSDAYTVHTFVLKHGEDAKSFENFYAIQTVALEKGLDRHSAILALGGGVVGDIAGFVASTFMRGISFIQLPTTLLAHDSAVGGKVAINHPLGKNMIGSFYQPEAVVYDVNFLQSLPKEELRSGFAEVIKHSLIWDAAFYKWLRHEVFTMDDLTPERLLVCLENGIKIKAEVVAQDEKEQGLRAILNFGHTLGHALEASYGYGKISHGDGVALGMLFATKLSERLNPELVLSEEMSAYWKMLGFPTSIKSDLTPSQILEWMKKDKKTKDGHIHMVLMEKVGHVKVKKVQDDLILDVLSECY; translated from the coding sequence ATCAAAGAGATTTGTGTGCAGACTGAAACAAAGACCTATCCTGTTTTAGTTGGAAGAAAGGCTTCTACTCATCTTCACGACATTTTACAAAGAATTCCAAACAAGCCATCCAAACTTTTAATTGTAACAGATGATTGTGTAGAGAGGCTTTATCTTCCTTCGATTGTGTCACAGCTAAGCGATGCTTACACTGTTCATACGTTCGTACTGAAACACGGCGAAGATGCAAAATCCTTTGAAAATTTTTATGCTATTCAAACAGTAGCTTTAGAAAAAGGACTAGATCGTCATTCCGCAATTCTTGCCCTTGGTGGAGGAGTTGTTGGAGACATTGCCGGCTTTGTTGCTTCTACCTTTATGCGAGGAATTTCCTTTATCCAACTTCCTACTACACTGCTTGCGCATGATAGTGCAGTAGGGGGAAAGGTGGCTATCAACCATCCACTTGGGAAAAACATGATAGGCTCCTTTTATCAACCAGAAGCGGTAGTGTATGATGTGAACTTTTTGCAAAGCCTTCCAAAAGAAGAATTGCGCTCTGGATTTGCAGAGGTAATCAAGCATAGTCTAATTTGGGATGCTGCCTTCTATAAGTGGTTAAGACATGAAGTATTTACAATGGACGACCTAACTCCCGAGCGTTTACTTGTTTGCCTTGAAAATGGCATAAAAATAAAAGCAGAAGTGGTTGCACAGGATGAAAAAGAACAAGGGTTAAGAGCTATTTTAAACTTTGGTCATACGCTTGGTCATGCACTTGAAGCTTCTTACGGCTACGGTAAGATATCTCATGGTGACGGTGTGGCACTTGGTATGCTATTTGCAACGAAATTAAGCGAACGGCTAAATCCAGAGCTTGTGCTGTCAGAAGAAATGAGTGCTTACTGGAAAATGCTAGGCTTCCCAACTTCTATTAAGAGTGATTTGACACCTTCCCAGATACTAGAATGGATGAAAAAAGACAAGAAAACAAAAGATGGTCATATACATATGGTATTGATGGAGAAAGTGGGCCATGTAAAGGTCAAGAAGGTGCAGGATGATCTCATTTTAGATGTATTAAGTGAGTGCTATTAA
- the hisC gene encoding histidinol-phosphate transaminase: protein MDVKKQLLDLTPYKPGKPMDEVKRELGLEKIVKLASNENPFGCSKSVHSALLKQLAASATYPDGYARTLREALAAHLSVGEKQLIFGNGSDEVIQIICRALLSPEKNTVMPTPSFPQYKHNAVIEGAEIREVPLLDGYHQLDEMLKQIDDRTAIVWLCSPNNPTGTYIKEELLYSFLKKVPKKTLVVIDEAYNEYVTASDYPDTLKWLNEFPNLLITRTFSKAYGLASFRIGYGIAQERLLQQIEPVREPFNTNSMAQAAATAGISDQEFIRECVKKNKEGLEQFYAFCKETKLAYYPSEGNFILIDFETDSDILFDYLLHKGYIVRSGKALGFPTCLRITIGTYEQNEEIISHLKEYKLKQAI from the coding sequence ATGGATGTAAAAAAACAACTTTTAGATTTAACGCCTTATAAGCCTGGAAAACCAATGGATGAGGTGAAAAGGGAACTGGGCTTAGAAAAAATTGTGAAGCTTGCTTCTAATGAAAATCCATTCGGTTGTTCCAAGAGCGTTCATAGTGCCTTACTGAAACAACTGGCAGCTTCAGCAACCTATCCCGACGGGTATGCAAGGACGCTTAGGGAGGCATTGGCAGCACATCTTTCTGTTGGTGAGAAACAGCTCATTTTTGGAAATGGTTCAGATGAAGTCATTCAAATCATCTGCCGTGCCCTTTTATCACCAGAGAAAAACACCGTCATGCCAACACCTAGTTTTCCACAATACAAGCATAATGCTGTCATTGAAGGTGCGGAAATAAGAGAGGTTCCTCTATTAGATGGTTACCACCAATTGGATGAAATGCTTAAACAAATAGACGATCGTACTGCCATTGTTTGGTTGTGCAGTCCTAATAATCCGACAGGAACGTATATAAAGGAAGAATTGCTATATTCTTTCTTAAAGAAAGTACCGAAGAAAACACTTGTGGTAATTGATGAGGCCTATAATGAATATGTAACAGCCTCAGACTACCCAGACACACTAAAATGGTTAAACGAATTTCCAAATTTATTGATAACTCGTACTTTCTCAAAAGCATATGGGCTTGCAAGTTTCCGTATTGGCTATGGCATAGCTCAGGAGAGGTTATTACAGCAAATTGAACCGGTAAGAGAGCCTTTCAATACAAACTCCATGGCTCAAGCAGCTGCAACAGCAGGAATTAGCGACCAGGAATTTATTCGTGAATGTGTGAAAAAAAATAAAGAAGGACTAGAACAATTTTATGCATTCTGTAAAGAAACGAAGCTAGCATATTATCCTTCAGAAGGAAACTTTATCTTAATTGATTTTGAAACAGATTCAGATATCCTATTTGATTATTTATTGCATAAAGGATATATTGTTCGTTCCGGAAAAGCACTTGGTTTTCCTACTTGCTTGCGTATCACCATTGGAACATATGAGCAAAATGAGGAAATCATCTCACATTTGAAAGAATACAAATTGAAGCAGGCTATTTAG
- the trpC gene encoding indole-3-glycerol phosphate synthase TrpC, whose translation MLTKIVQTKKQEVASLVLPPTKKVAKYSFYDALKNPKRNIGVIAEMKKASPSKGVLKERYSPIDIGAEYEKVGVDCISVLTDQSYFKGSKHDLMTVKETTQLPVLRKDFIIDSLQIEESVRIGADAILLIAEILPDETLVKFYEMAMEKGLDVLVEVHSLKRLKSMLNTFTPKIIGVNNRDLQTFTTSTNTTRELAEFIPPESLLVSESGILTSGDLQQVSEYGANAVLVGEAFMKDISPGIGVKRLFGESIHV comes from the coding sequence TTGTTAACTAAAATTGTCCAAACAAAAAAACAGGAAGTGGCAAGCTTGGTGCTGCCACCAACAAAAAAAGTGGCAAAATATTCTTTCTATGACGCACTGAAAAACCCAAAAAGGAACATAGGGGTTATTGCTGAGATGAAAAAAGCATCTCCTTCAAAAGGAGTGTTAAAAGAGAGGTATTCTCCTATTGATATTGGTGCCGAATATGAAAAAGTAGGGGTGGATTGCATATCCGTTTTAACAGATCAGAGTTATTTTAAAGGCTCTAAGCATGATCTAATGACTGTGAAAGAAACCACTCAGCTGCCCGTTTTACGTAAGGATTTTATAATCGATTCCTTGCAAATTGAAGAAAGTGTAAGAATTGGTGCAGATGCAATTCTTTTAATAGCGGAAATTTTGCCAGATGAAACATTAGTAAAATTTTATGAGATGGCGATGGAAAAAGGGTTAGATGTACTAGTCGAAGTTCATAGCCTTAAGCGTTTAAAGTCCATGCTAAATACCTTTACGCCGAAAATCATCGGTGTGAACAACCGGGATTTACAGACCTTCACCACTTCAACAAATACAACAAGAGAGCTTGCGGAGTTTATTCCCCCCGAATCGTTGCTAGTTAGCGAGAGTGGTATTTTAACATCGGGAGATTTACAACAAGTGTCAGAGTACGGCGCAAACGCTGTCTTAGTAGGAGAAGCATTTATGAAGGATATTTCTCCGGGGATAGGGGTTAAAAGACTATTTGGTGAGAGTATTCATGTCTAA
- a CDS encoding phosphoribosylanthranilate isomerase, with amino-acid sequence MSNTLLKYCGIKSRDDYFKARQSKANYLGFIFADSKRQVQSKQVASWLKENPPGDKKLVGVFVNQAITEIVQITKEVHLDVIQCHGEEEPSFIKELKESTNAEIWKVIHHKSQEQFNLAPYKDLIQGIVVDSKKGSQYGGTGTRFDWEAIPHYQRQAKEISIPCFIAGGVNGETIEELLSYQPEGIDISSGIETDFSKDVAKMNFIESKVKHDETSTESR; translated from the coding sequence ATGTCTAATACCTTATTAAAATACTGTGGAATAAAAAGCCGTGATGATTATTTTAAAGCGCGACAATCCAAAGCGAATTATCTTGGATTTATATTTGCCGATAGTAAACGCCAGGTTCAATCTAAACAGGTTGCAAGCTGGTTAAAGGAAAATCCACCTGGAGACAAAAAGCTTGTTGGTGTATTTGTCAATCAAGCAATAACAGAGATTGTTCAGATAACAAAAGAAGTCCATCTTGATGTTATACAATGCCATGGAGAGGAAGAACCTTCCTTTATTAAAGAGCTAAAAGAAAGCACGAACGCAGAAATTTGGAAGGTCATCCACCATAAGAGCCAAGAACAGTTTAATCTAGCACCCTACAAAGATCTTATACAAGGCATCGTAGTTGACAGTAAAAAGGGTAGTCAATACGGAGGAACAGGAACCCGCTTTGATTGGGAGGCTATACCACACTACCAAAGGCAGGCTAAAGAAATTAGTATTCCCTGTTTTATCGCAGGTGGAGTGAATGGTGAAACAATTGAAGAGTTACTTTCGTATCAACCTGAAGGCATTGATATTTCAAGCGGTATCGAAACGGATTTTAGCAAGGATGTAGCAAAAATGAATTTCATAGAAAGTAAGGTGAAGCATGATGAAACAAGTACAGAGTCCAGATAG
- the aroH gene encoding chorismate mutase, translated as MIRGIRGATTVVQNSENEIIGKTEELLHKMIAANRIDPDAVAQVLISVTEDITACFPAKALRKFAGWDYVPVMCTREIAVPDSLPFCIRVMLTVNTEIEQKNVHHVYLHDAVSLRPDLNQTISVDN; from the coding sequence GTGATTAGAGGAATTAGAGGTGCTACAACGGTGGTACAGAATTCAGAAAACGAAATTATTGGAAAAACAGAGGAATTATTACACAAGATGATTGCTGCTAATCGCATTGATCCAGACGCCGTTGCTCAGGTTCTGATTTCTGTCACGGAGGATATAACTGCATGTTTTCCTGCAAAAGCATTGAGAAAGTTTGCTGGATGGGATTATGTTCCGGTTATGTGCACGAGAGAAATTGCTGTGCCAGATTCTTTGCCCTTCTGCATTAGAGTGATGCTGACAGTTAATACAGAAATAGAACAGAAGAACGTGCATCATGTCTATTTACATGATGCAGTTTCACTAAGACCTGATTTGAATCAGACAATTTCAGTTGACAATTAA
- the trpB gene encoding tryptophan synthase subunit beta, giving the protein MKQVQSPDSFGRFGEFGGKYVPETLMVPLEELEEGLKEALEDPAFLEDYHYYLREYSGRPTALTYAEKLTSYLGGAKIYLKREDLNHTGAHKINNAIGQALLAKRLGKKKIIAETGAGQHGVAAATVAAKFGLECKVFMGEEDIERQALNVFRMKLLGAEVIPATSGNKTLKDATNEAIRYWVQHCEDHFYMIGSVVGPHPYPFMVREFQRVIGEESKKQILEKEGKLPDKIVACVGGGSNAIGMFAPFIHDDVLLIGVEAAGKGIDTPLHAATLTKGTKGVIHGSMTYLIQDEHGQIVEPYSISAGLDYPGIGPEHAYLKESNRVHYESVTDSEALDALHLLAKEEGIIPAIESAHALATAFKEARKMEKQESILICLSGRGDKDVHTLMKEMEGEKK; this is encoded by the coding sequence ATGAAACAAGTACAGAGTCCAGATAGCTTTGGTAGGTTCGGAGAGTTCGGCGGTAAATATGTCCCAGAAACATTGATGGTACCTCTTGAAGAACTGGAGGAAGGACTTAAGGAGGCGTTAGAGGACCCGGCATTTCTAGAAGATTATCATTATTATTTAAGAGAATATTCCGGTAGACCTACCGCCCTTACCTATGCTGAAAAACTTACAAGCTATCTTGGTGGTGCGAAAATCTATTTAAAAAGAGAAGATTTGAATCACACAGGAGCACATAAAATAAATAATGCCATTGGCCAGGCGCTACTTGCAAAAAGACTAGGGAAAAAGAAAATTATTGCAGAAACCGGTGCCGGACAGCATGGTGTGGCCGCCGCAACGGTGGCAGCGAAATTCGGTCTTGAATGCAAGGTGTTTATGGGAGAAGAAGATATAGAGCGGCAAGCATTAAATGTTTTTCGCATGAAGCTTTTAGGTGCAGAGGTGATACCGGCAACGAGCGGAAACAAGACATTAAAGGATGCTACAAACGAAGCAATCCGTTATTGGGTTCAGCATTGTGAGGATCATTTTTACATGATCGGCTCTGTGGTTGGTCCTCATCCATATCCTTTCATGGTACGTGAATTCCAACGTGTCATTGGGGAAGAGTCCAAAAAACAAATTCTTGAAAAAGAAGGCAAACTCCCAGATAAAATTGTTGCATGCGTTGGGGGCGGTTCTAATGCTATTGGGATGTTTGCTCCTTTCATTCATGATGACGTTCTCCTAATTGGGGTTGAAGCAGCCGGGAAGGGAATTGATACCCCTCTTCATGCGGCCACTCTGACAAAAGGAACAAAAGGGGTCATTCACGGATCTATGACTTATCTCATACAAGATGAACATGGACAAATTGTGGAGCCTTATTCCATTTCAGCAGGACTTGATTATCCTGGGATTGGGCCTGAGCATGCCTATCTAAAAGAAAGTAACAGGGTACACTATGAAAGCGTCACGGACTCAGAAGCACTAGATGCTCTTCATTTATTGGCTAAAGAAGAGGGCATTATCCCAGCTATTGAATCTGCACATGCTCTAGCAACTGCCTTTAAGGAAGCTCGTAAAATGGAGAAACAGGAGTCCATTCTAATATGCTTATCAGGAAGAGGAGACAAGGATGTGCATACGCTAATGAAAGAGATGGAAGGGGAGAAAAAATGA
- the aroC gene encoding chorismate synthase, producing the protein MRYLTAGESHGPQLTTILEGVPAGLPLTVDDINEDLARRQKGHGRGRRMQIEKDTVQILSGVRHGYTLGSPITLAVVNDDWKHWTKIMGIEAISDEAQEEVKRKVTKPRPGHADLNGAIKYGHRDMRNVLERSSARETTVRVAAGAVARKFLAELGIVVAGHVTEIGGVKAAPKEIKSLRDLKEKTEASPVRCYDKVVEQEMMDAIDTAKQNGDSIGGIVEVIVEGIPAGVGSYVHYDRKLDAKLAAAVMSINAFKGVEFGVGFKAASLPGSKVHDEIAWSEERGYYRLSNNLGGFEGGMTTGMPIVVKGVMKPIPTLYKPLQSVDIDTKEPFQASIERSDSCAVPAASVVAEAVVAFEIAKAIVEQFGQDQMNSIRENVQRMREDARRF; encoded by the coding sequence ATGAGATATTTAACAGCAGGCGAGTCACATGGACCACAATTAACAACCATTTTAGAAGGAGTTCCAGCCGGTCTACCATTAACGGTAGATGATATTAATGAAGATCTCGCCAGACGCCAAAAAGGCCATGGCCGAGGAAGAAGAATGCAGATTGAAAAGGATACCGTTCAAATTTTAAGTGGTGTTCGTCATGGTTACACACTAGGTTCCCCAATCACCTTAGCTGTAGTAAATGATGATTGGAAGCATTGGACGAAAATTATGGGCATAGAAGCCATTTCAGATGAAGCACAAGAAGAGGTAAAGCGAAAAGTAACCAAGCCTCGCCCAGGTCACGCAGACCTTAATGGCGCGATTAAATATGGCCATCGAGATATGCGGAATGTTCTTGAACGCTCTTCAGCACGGGAAACGACAGTCAGAGTGGCTGCAGGTGCCGTTGCTAGAAAATTTCTAGCAGAGCTTGGAATAGTAGTAGCAGGGCATGTGACAGAAATTGGTGGAGTAAAAGCTGCGCCAAAAGAAATTAAAAGTCTTCGTGATCTAAAAGAGAAAACAGAAGCATCTCCAGTTCGCTGTTATGACAAGGTGGTAGAGCAGGAAATGATGGATGCCATTGATACTGCTAAACAAAATGGAGATTCCATTGGTGGAATAGTCGAAGTTATTGTTGAAGGAATCCCAGCTGGTGTCGGAAGCTATGTACATTACGACCGAAAGCTTGATGCGAAGCTAGCAGCAGCTGTGATGAGCATCAATGCTTTTAAGGGTGTTGAGTTTGGAGTAGGCTTTAAAGCTGCAAGTCTTCCAGGTAGCAAAGTGCATGATGAAATTGCATGGAGTGAAGAGCGCGGATATTACAGGCTCTCCAATAATTTAGGTGGCTTTGAAGGCGGTATGACAACTGGCATGCCGATTGTGGTAAAAGGAGTAATGAAACCAATTCCTACGCTTTATAAACCACTACAAAGTGTGGACATCGATACGAAAGAGCCTTTCCAAGCAAGTATCGAGCGATCGGACAGTTGTGCCGTACCTGCCGCTAGTGTTGTAGCAGAAGCAGTAGTTGCTTTTGAAATAGCCAAGGCGATTGTAGAACAATTTGGACAGGATCAAATGAATTCTATCAGAGAAAATGTACAAAGGATGCGAGAAGATGCTAGAAGGTTCTAA